The Orenia marismortui DSM 5156 DNA segment TTGCCACCTTTAACCATAGATTCACGACAAGCTGCACAATAAGTGACCATATAATCTGATTCTACTTCTGATGTTCTCTTATTCATTACTCTTTGAGCAAGCTCTGGATTAGCTGGAACTACCATCCCACCAAATCCACAACACATTGTAGTCTCTCTAGTATGTGGTGGTTCTTCTGAATTATAACCTAGCTCCTTAATAATCCAGCGAATTCCATCATGGATATCCTTTCGATCTCTTGTTGAACAAGAGTCATGAATAGCAAAAGTAATATCACTATCTTTACCGATACCTACTGATTCTTCTGGCAATCCAATCTCTGGTAATAGTGACCATAAAGAAGTTACCTTCTGTGGACTATTTGCAGACATAGTTAAATAACAGGATTGGCAAGCTACAATAATCTCTTCTGCCCCTAATTTATCTATCTCAGCTTGAAATCCAGCATATCTCTCCTTAAATTTATCAACTTGACCCAAAGCCTTTGTAGGTTTACCACAACATTTTAAAATTGCCCCTGTTCCAGGTAACTTCTCTTGTAAAAACTCTAAAGTCTTCTTTACAGCATCAGGGTTATAAGATGGTAAACTACAACCTGGTATAAATACTCGTTTAGTTTTTGACATATTAAAACCTCCCCTTATTTTTTATCCTTAGCAGGCTTAGCTGTATTAAATAGTTTTGAGAATCCTAAGAATTGATGCATCTCTATAGCTCCATGTCCCTTAATTGGAGATTTACCATTATTATTCTTAACCATCTCTTTTCTCATCTTCATAAACTTATCCTTAATTTTAAAATCATTAGGACATACAATTGTACATTGGCTACACATATTACAAGAATAAGGAATTAAAGGATCTATATCTCCAGTTTTCATTACCTCAGCAAATAAATCTTTTGGTGAATGACAGAAGTCATTTAACATTACACATTCTCCCATACACAATCTACATTCACAT contains these protein-coding regions:
- a CDS encoding (Fe-S)-binding protein, whose amino-acid sequence is MSKTKRVFIPGCSLPSYNPDAVKKTLEFLQEKLPGTGAILKCCGKPTKALGQVDKFKERYAGFQAEIDKLGAEEIIVACQSCYLTMSANSPQKVTSLWSLLPEIGLPEESVGIGKDSDITFAIHDSCSTRDRKDIHDGIRWIIKELGYNSEEPPHTRETTMCCGFGGMVVPANPELAQRVMNKRTSEVESDYMVTYCAACRESMVKGGKKAVHILDLIFGGPWNSKSEFPDNPSSPLTGWVNRYKSKRNIKKVLK